One Jeotgalibaca porci genomic region harbors:
- a CDS encoding flotillin family protein → MENYIIWIGIAVIVIVFLVAIIGRYVTVSPDTALIVSGSFLGKGTSVFTDRENNKMKIVRGGGTFLWPIFQQGKRISLMSSKLEVAASEVYTRQGVPISATGTVIIKVGSSVEEIATAAEQYLGKETHELEEEAQEVLEGHLRAILGSLTVEEIYRERDEFGAQVQQVASQDLEKMGLKIVSFTIKDVTDSNGYLESLGRPQIAEVKKNAEIAEAEAEKTTKIQRADAMMQAREAENRRAGEIALSEKEKQLKLAEYKREQDIQQAIADKAYQLQDAELQKELVIKQKEIELVERRKQIEIETEEVFLAAKKLEAEVEKAADAKRYADVQSAEADKQKRILDAEASAKEIELNALAEADSIEKVGRANAEAESLRISEVGRAKAEAAQKLAEAYKAYGQQAIMLELLKVYPEIVRAAAEPISNIDKITIIDGGEGNGVSQVSGYTTKTLAGIQESLKETMGLDLTDLINNYVGNSNVGSKLAELNETLSATAQISEIKEEAAVEEIV, encoded by the coding sequence ATGGAAAATTATATCATTTGGATTGGTATAGCAGTAATCGTCATTGTATTTCTAGTTGCAATCATTGGTCGTTACGTCACGGTATCGCCTGATACAGCTTTGATCGTTAGTGGGAGTTTTCTAGGAAAAGGAACGAGTGTATTTACAGATAGAGAAAACAATAAAATGAAAATTGTCCGCGGTGGAGGGACATTCCTATGGCCTATTTTCCAACAAGGAAAACGTATTTCACTAATGTCCAGCAAGTTGGAAGTTGCGGCAAGTGAAGTTTATACCAGACAAGGTGTACCGATTTCCGCAACGGGAACAGTTATCATCAAGGTTGGTTCTTCAGTGGAAGAAATCGCGACTGCGGCTGAACAATATTTAGGAAAAGAAACGCATGAATTGGAAGAAGAAGCGCAAGAAGTATTAGAAGGTCACTTGCGTGCTATTTTAGGGAGTTTAACTGTTGAAGAAATCTACCGTGAACGTGATGAATTTGGTGCGCAAGTTCAGCAAGTTGCTTCGCAAGATTTGGAGAAAATGGGATTAAAGATTGTATCATTTACAATCAAAGATGTAACCGACTCAAACGGTTATTTAGAGAGCTTGGGTCGTCCACAAATTGCTGAAGTGAAGAAGAATGCTGAAATTGCTGAAGCGGAAGCAGAAAAAACAACCAAAATTCAAAGAGCAGACGCAATGATGCAGGCACGTGAAGCAGAAAATAGACGTGCGGGTGAAATTGCCCTATCTGAAAAAGAAAAGCAATTGAAGTTAGCAGAGTACAAGCGTGAACAAGACATTCAACAAGCCATCGCTGATAAAGCTTATCAGCTTCAAGATGCTGAATTGCAAAAAGAATTGGTTATCAAGCAAAAAGAAATTGAACTTGTTGAGCGTAGAAAACAAATTGAAATTGAAACGGAAGAAGTTTTCTTGGCGGCTAAGAAATTAGAAGCTGAAGTTGAGAAAGCAGCTGACGCTAAACGATATGCGGATGTGCAAAGTGCCGAAGCCGATAAACAAAAGCGGATTTTGGACGCAGAAGCAAGCGCGAAAGAAATTGAATTAAATGCCCTAGCTGAAGCGGACAGTATCGAAAAAGTCGGACGAGCAAATGCAGAAGCAGAATCATTGCGTATTTCGGAAGTGGGTAGAGCAAAGGCAGAAGCAGCGCAAAAACTTGCAGAAGCCTACAAAGCCTATGGTCAACAGGCAATTATGCTTGAGTTACTGAAAGTCTATCCAGAAATTGTAAGAGCTGCAGCTGAGCCAATTAGTAATATCGATAAAATTACGATTATTGATGGCGGTGAAGGAAACGGTGTTTCACAAGTAAGTGGCTACACAACAAAAACACTTGCGGGGATCCAGGAAAGTTTGAAAGAAACGATGGGGTTGGATCTAACCGACTTGATTAATAACTATGTTGGAAATAGTAATGTTGGTTCTAAACTGGCTGAATTAAATGAAACATTAAGTGCGACTGCTCAGATATCAGAAATAAAAGAAGAAGCAGCAGTTGAAGAAATTGTATAA
- a CDS encoding carbohydrate ABC transporter permease — translation MNEKINKARRDKIWFVVLLGLAVIFLAPILLIFINSFKGKLYISEDLFSLPNSTTFVGLDNYIRGIETVNFWYAFGYSVLITVLSVGTIVLLTSMTAWFIVRVKNKFTSALYYLFVFSMIVPFQMVMFTLTWFANQMHLDNPLGIVFVYLGFGSGLSVFVFTGFIKSVPKEIEEAAIIDGCGPIRTFFLVVLPILKPTVITVSILNAMWIWNDYLLPYLLLGTEYKTIPIAIQYLQGSYGNTDYGALMALLVLAIIPVIVFYLSSQKHIIKSITAGAVKG, via the coding sequence ATGAATGAAAAAATAAACAAAGCCCGACGCGATAAAATTTGGTTTGTGGTATTACTCGGATTGGCAGTAATTTTTTTAGCGCCAATTCTGTTGATTTTTATTAACTCTTTCAAAGGGAAATTGTATATCAGTGAAGATCTGTTCTCCTTACCAAATAGTACGACGTTTGTCGGTTTGGATAACTACATACGAGGAATCGAGACAGTTAATTTTTGGTATGCATTTGGCTATTCCGTCTTGATTACTGTTTTATCAGTTGGGACCATCGTTCTATTAACATCCATGACAGCGTGGTTTATTGTCCGCGTAAAGAACAAATTTACCTCGGCACTCTATTATTTATTTGTCTTCTCAATGATTGTGCCATTCCAAATGGTCATGTTTACATTGACGTGGTTTGCGAACCAAATGCATTTGGATAATCCGTTGGGCATTGTGTTTGTTTACCTCGGATTCGGCTCAGGTTTATCGGTATTTGTATTTACCGGCTTTATCAAATCAGTACCGAAAGAAATTGAAGAGGCAGCGATTATTGACGGGTGCGGTCCGATTCGGACGTTCTTCTTAGTGGTTTTACCTATCTTGAAGCCAACGGTCATTACGGTTTCGATTTTGAATGCGATGTGGATTTGGAATGACTACTTGTTACCTTATCTTTTACTGGGTACCGAGTATAAGACCATTCCAATTGCGATTCAATATTTACAAGGTTCTTATGGTAATACCGACTATGGTGCTTTAATGGCCTTACTCGTACTAGCCATTATTCCTGTTATTGTTTTTTACCTATCCAGTCAAAAACATATCATCAAGAGTATTACTGCTGGCGCCGTGAAAGGGTGA
- a CDS encoding LacI family DNA-binding transcriptional regulator encodes MITIRQIAQEAGVSKSTVSRYLNDGYVSEETAEKIKLVIEKYNYVPNEFARTLKSDKSNFIGVIIPRIDSPSAMSMLDGINRTAREEGYQILISNTDLAVEREIESIYSLMQNKVAGIILIATEITPQHLEAQEAISVPILFIGQNHADVFSVNHDNYAAGKKLASHLLSFNHQTVTYIGVTENDYSIGVERKRGIRETFQEAGVSVTEVMSTFRTKDNYYLALDLLKKPRSTLYICATDNMAMGFYRAAHELGLMVGKDISLAGFGGYAFSEFLTPPLTTMDFHHELVGETAAFNLFAQIQGRDIARESIIAVTFLKRDSVVDNA; translated from the coding sequence ATGATCACAATCAGACAAATTGCCCAAGAAGCTGGCGTATCCAAAAGTACCGTCTCGCGCTATCTGAATGATGGCTACGTGAGTGAAGAAACAGCTGAAAAAATAAAATTAGTGATTGAGAAGTACAATTATGTTCCAAATGAATTTGCACGGACATTGAAATCAGACAAGAGTAACTTTATCGGGGTCATTATTCCTCGGATTGATTCCCCGTCTGCGATGAGTATGTTGGACGGTATTAATCGAACGGCTCGGGAGGAGGGCTATCAAATTCTGATATCCAATACGGACTTGGCGGTTGAACGAGAGATTGAAAGTATTTACAGTCTCATGCAAAATAAAGTGGCGGGCATTATTTTAATTGCAACAGAAATTACACCGCAGCACCTTGAAGCGCAAGAAGCAATCTCGGTTCCGATTCTTTTTATAGGGCAGAACCACGCGGATGTTTTTTCGGTCAATCACGACAATTATGCAGCGGGGAAGAAGCTTGCTTCGCATTTACTTTCTTTCAATCATCAAACGGTGACGTATATCGGTGTTACTGAAAATGATTATTCTATCGGTGTCGAACGCAAACGCGGTATCAGGGAAACGTTTCAGGAAGCGGGCGTGTCTGTTACCGAAGTGATGTCAACATTTCGGACGAAAGACAACTATTATTTGGCGTTGGATTTGCTTAAAAAACCACGTTCAACTTTATATATTTGTGCGACCGACAATATGGCCATGGGATTTTATCGCGCTGCGCATGAACTGGGGTTGATGGTTGGCAAAGATATTTCGTTGGCGGGATTCGGGGGGTACGCCTTCAGTGAATTTTTAACGCCGCCATTGACAACGATGGATTTCCACCACGAATTAGTGGGTGAAACGGCTGCTTTTAATTTATTTGCACAGATTCAAGGAAGAGATATTGCGAGGGAAAGTATAATCGCTGTGACATTTTTAAAAAGAGACAGTGTTGTTGATAACGCTTGA
- a CDS encoding LacI family DNA-binding transcriptional regulator has protein sequence MAVTLRDVAEATGVSMSTVSRVISDSPRISKETKMKVREAMDELGYHPNFIARSLVNQSTNVVGIVFPSSGNSAFQNPFFTEVLRAISEGAHEHKYGIQLTTGKNETEILNDVINMVQGRRVDGILMLYSRIDDPIMAYLLAQKFPFVVIGQPSIASSKITWIDNDNVAAAKEATQTFLNHGHKQVAFIGAKDSFTMTIARISGYKEALQEAGIPIRQEYIIQNEIQSKDENHVIKKLMASILPPTAILVEDDFLAVKVLQALHEQGLTVPQNVALMGFNNTILSELSSPSLSSVDIHIFDLGLEAVKQLVAQIVNNDEPIKRIVIPHKIVIHGSC, from the coding sequence ATGGCTGTTACGCTCCGCGACGTTGCTGAGGCAACGGGCGTCTCGATGTCAACTGTTTCAAGGGTGATTTCTGACAGTCCCCGAATCAGTAAAGAAACAAAAATGAAAGTGCGCGAAGCTATGGATGAATTGGGGTATCATCCCAATTTCATTGCCCGCAGTTTGGTTAATCAAAGTACGAATGTTGTGGGGATTGTCTTTCCTAGTTCTGGCAATAGTGCTTTTCAGAATCCTTTTTTTACGGAGGTATTGCGTGCAATCAGTGAAGGTGCGCATGAACATAAATATGGTATTCAATTAACAACAGGGAAAAATGAGACGGAAATTTTAAACGATGTTATTAATATGGTACAAGGGAGGCGCGTAGATGGTATTTTAATGTTGTATTCGCGGATAGATGACCCAATCATGGCGTATTTACTAGCTCAAAAATTTCCGTTTGTTGTGATTGGTCAGCCTTCAATAGCTTCCAGTAAGATTACGTGGATCGATAACGATAACGTCGCTGCGGCGAAAGAAGCGACTCAGACATTTTTGAATCACGGTCATAAACAAGTTGCATTTATTGGTGCGAAGGACAGTTTCACGATGACAATTGCACGGATATCGGGGTATAAGGAAGCTTTACAAGAAGCCGGGATACCCATTCGTCAGGAATATATCATTCAAAATGAAATCCAATCAAAGGATGAGAACCACGTGATAAAAAAGCTGATGGCTAGCATACTTCCACCAACAGCTATCTTAGTAGAAGATGACTTTTTGGCTGTGAAAGTGTTACAAGCATTGCATGAACAAGGTTTAACAGTGCCGCAAAACGTCGCGTTGATGGGGTTTAATAATACCATTCTCTCTGAACTTTCGAGTCCATCTTTATCATCTGTTGATATTCATATTTTTGATTTAGGACTAGAGGCAGTTAAGCAGTTGGTCGCGCAAATTGTAAATAATGATGAACCGATTAAAAGGATTGTGATTCCGCATAAAATTGTGATTCATGGTTCTTGCTAA